One genomic segment of Sminthopsis crassicaudata isolate SCR6 chromosome 2, ASM4859323v1, whole genome shotgun sequence includes these proteins:
- the PROCR gene encoding endothelial protein C receptor isoform X1 encodes MLLLLSLFGWVICCQGAMEGSQSFFILQISHFLDPFSVQFWGNASLGGLTTHTLEGSNHNITIQQLKPLESPEHWQQTKEHLFMYLSEFQTFVQLISKERRVTFPLTLRCSLGCELPHDSQDAHVFFEVALNGSSFVSFQPEKALWSACPDQGHPSELNNFTLKQLNNYNRTRFEVLEFLQDTCVGFLKQHMNRVSESELIPSYSAVSHVPRSYTMLILGIIMGVFTISSVAVGIFLCTGGRWS; translated from the exons ATGCTTCTACTTTTGTCGCTCTTCGGCTGGGTGATCTGTTGCCAGGGAGCAATGGAAG GTTCTCAGAGCTTCTTCATCCTCCAGATTTCTCACTTCTTGGACCCATTCTCGGTACAGTTCTGGGGCAATGCCTCTCTAGGAGGATTGACCACCCACACTCTGGAGGGCAGTAATCACAACATTACCATCCAGCAGCTGAAGCCTCTGGAGTCCCCTGAGCACTGGCAGCAGACTAAGGAGCATCTGTTCATGTACCTTAGTGAATTCCAAACTTTTGTACAACTGATAAGCAAGGAACGAAGAGTGACTT TCCCGCTGACCCTGCGCTGCTCTCTGGGCTGTGAGTTGCCCCATGATAGCCAAGATGCCCACGTCTTCTTTGAGGTGGCCCTGAATGGGAGCTCCTTTGTGAGTTTTCAGCCAGAGAAGGCCCTGTGGTCAGCATGCCCAGACCAGGGCCACCCCTCAGAGCTGAACAACTTCACCCTGAAGCAGCTAAACAACTATAACCGAACCAGGTTCGAGGTTCTGGAATTCTTACAGGACACATGTGTGGGTTTCCTGAAACAGCACATGAACAGGGTCTCAGAATCAG AATTGATCCCTTCATATTCTGCAGTGTCCCATGTTCCTCGATCCTACACAATGCTGATCCTGGGCATCATCATGGGTGTCTTCACTATCTCCAGTGTGGCTGTTGGCATCTTCCTGTGCACAGGGGGAAGGTGGAGTTAA
- the PROCR gene encoding endothelial protein C receptor isoform X2, protein MLLLLSLFGWVICCQGAMEGSQSFFILQISHFLDPFSVQFWGNASLGGLTTHTLEGSNHNITIQQLKPLESPEHWQQTKEHLFMYLSEFQTFVQLISKERRVTFPLTLRCSLGCELPHDSQDAHVFFEVALNGSSFVSFQPEKALWSACPDQGHPSELNNFTLKQLNNYNRTRFEVLEFLQDTCVGFLKQHMNRVSESVSHVPRSYTMLILGIIMGVFTISSVAVGIFLCTGGRWS, encoded by the exons ATGCTTCTACTTTTGTCGCTCTTCGGCTGGGTGATCTGTTGCCAGGGAGCAATGGAAG GTTCTCAGAGCTTCTTCATCCTCCAGATTTCTCACTTCTTGGACCCATTCTCGGTACAGTTCTGGGGCAATGCCTCTCTAGGAGGATTGACCACCCACACTCTGGAGGGCAGTAATCACAACATTACCATCCAGCAGCTGAAGCCTCTGGAGTCCCCTGAGCACTGGCAGCAGACTAAGGAGCATCTGTTCATGTACCTTAGTGAATTCCAAACTTTTGTACAACTGATAAGCAAGGAACGAAGAGTGACTT TCCCGCTGACCCTGCGCTGCTCTCTGGGCTGTGAGTTGCCCCATGATAGCCAAGATGCCCACGTCTTCTTTGAGGTGGCCCTGAATGGGAGCTCCTTTGTGAGTTTTCAGCCAGAGAAGGCCCTGTGGTCAGCATGCCCAGACCAGGGCCACCCCTCAGAGCTGAACAACTTCACCCTGAAGCAGCTAAACAACTATAACCGAACCAGGTTCGAGGTTCTGGAATTCTTACAGGACACATGTGTGGGTTTCCTGAAACAGCACATGAACAGGGTCTCAGAATCAG TGTCCCATGTTCCTCGATCCTACACAATGCTGATCCTGGGCATCATCATGGGTGTCTTCACTATCTCCAGTGTGGCTGTTGGCATCTTCCTGTGCACAGGGGGAAGGTGGAGTTAA